From one Nilaparvata lugens isolate BPH chromosome 2, ASM1435652v1, whole genome shotgun sequence genomic stretch:
- the LOC111048414 gene encoding la-related protein 6 — protein MPEQPEQQQEQQQQDKSAEEKCSRPPMKHSDTKDSISSVESDGGADNQAHLADLSDTASESDGKEVPPPAPSPVETVVSAAPAPPKSTASKDDDDDEEDEAPFVPPDDELVEKIIAQVEFYFSDVNITKDAFLLKHVKRNKEGYVSLKLISSFKRVKHIAKDWRAVAYALRKSKKLQVNEAGTKLRRVDPLPAYDQTAPSRTVVAIALPLEKPTVENVAEMFRECGEIALVRILRPGNPIPADVRHFVNKHPEMNGTISALVEFVRTESAHNAINRCDYDRGMRVLELNAPPSKKKSVSSKKSPVSRLVEPEYSSSCPSGSEVDDHRFRMGRRCSSPHLVRDHWTQRRWSRDSGSESTGSSYSRSRSNSGVYYMTEHGVRRMSTGWDSGSDGYMSNRSRSNSTVSRECCCCGGRRGSFGKDSGSEGYGSARSRCDSGASDVRRKDSGELFCPAPRRFSLSKDAEPFRPRSGSNSEPMRRISGSYEPGLMRQRSSGGIVVPENILRMPRGPDGGRGFIVPAPACHTLVE, from the coding sequence ATGCCCGAACAGCCGGAGCAGCAACAGGAGCAGCAGCAGCAGGACAAGTCAGCAGAGGAGAAGTGCAGTCGGCCGCCAATGAAGCACTCGGACACAAAGGACAGCATCTCGTCGGTGGAGAGCGATGGAGGTGCAGACAACCAGGCGCATCTCGCCGACCTGTCTGACACCGCCTCCGAGTCGGACGGCAAGGAGGTGCCGCCTCCGGCTCCTTCACCTGTTGAGACCGTCGTCAGTGCCGCCCCCGCACCGCCCAAAAGCACCGCCTCCAAGGATGACGATGACGACGAAGAGGATGAAGCTCCGTTCGTGCCACCTgatgacgaattagtggaaaagATAATTGCTCAGGTCGAGTTCTATTTCTCCGACGTCAATATCACCAAAGACGCCTTCTTATTGAAACATGTGAAACGCAACAAAGAGGGCTACGTCTCCCTCAAGCTTATATCGAGTTTTAAACGTGTGAAGCACATCGCTAAAGATTGGAGAGCCGTTGCCTATGCTCTGAGAAAATCGAAGAAGTTGCAAGTGAACGAAGCCGGGACCAAGTTACGACGAGTGGACCCGCTTCCCGCCTACGACCAGACGGCTCCGTCACGCACTGTGGTCGCCATCGCTCTGCCGCTCGAGAAGCCCACAGTCGAGAATGTCGCCGAAATGTTCCGTGAGTGCGGAGAAATTGCGTTGGTACGCATCCTCAGACCCGGAAATCCGATCCCGGCTGATGTGCGCCACTTTGTGAACAAACACCCCGAAATGAACGGCACCATCAGCGCCCTCGTCGAGTTCGTTCGCACCGAATCTGCACACAACGCCATCAACCGGTGTGACTACGACCGGGGCATGAGGGTGCTGGAGCTCAATGCGCCACCCAGCAAGAAGAAGTCGGTGAGTTCGAAAAAGAGTCCTGTTTCGAGGTTGGTGGAGCCAGAGTATTCGTCATCGTGTCCCAGTGGCTCAGAGGTCGACGACCACCGCTTCCGAATGGGGAGAAGGTGTTCCTCACCGCATTTGGTGCGTGATCACTGGACCCAGCGACGCTGGTCTCGCGATTCGGGATCCGAGTCGACAGGATCTAGTTACTCGAGGTCTCGCTCGAACAGTGGTGTGTACTACATGACCGAGCACGGCGTCAGGAGGATGTCGACCGGCTGGGATTCCGGATCAGATGGATACATGTCCAACAGGTCACGCTCCAACAGTACAGTGTCACGGGAGTGCTGCTGTTGTGGAGGACGACGTGGTTCCTTCGGCAAGGACTCCGGATCGGAAGGATACGGATCGGCCAGATCGAGGTGCGACAGCGGAGCATCCGACGTGCGTCGTAAGGATTCAGGAGAGCTGTTCTGTCCGGCGCCGCGACGCTTTTCGCTGTCCAAGGACGCGGAGCCTTTCCGGCCTCGGTCGGGTAGCAACAGTGAGCCGATGCGgcgtatttccggctcttacgAGCCCGGCCTGATGAGACAGCGCTCCAGTGGAGGCATCGTTGTGCCCGAGAACATCCTTCGCATGCCGCGTGGCCCGGACGGAGGCCGTGGATTCATCGTGCCCGCTCCAGCCTGCCACACCCTCGTTGAGTGA